A part of Desulfobacter sp. genomic DNA contains:
- a CDS encoding ATP-dependent helicase, whose product MRLTQEQRAIADCDLAPGETLKIMAFAGTGKTTTLEAYTRKRPDLRFLYVAFNKSVQTEAARKFPPNVTARTTHALAFRAKGFKYKDRLTAGFRANQVMEALALKQYEDARFATDTLNNYLVSADPKVAAGHIPAAARAFYRKNSLPMPDLVALANRLGRIMCEGSHPDIGMLHDGYLKLFQLSAPLLDYDCILLDEAQDINPVTAALVFSQADRPPQPGARQPSLILVGDNHQQIYSFRGAKDSLKRFEAARTLYLTQSFRFDNNVAKVANMVLATFKKESKPLTGTPVPRKAPWNPAHYTVIARTNAVLFDKAVSLMKNHSIGFVGGAGGYRFPGLKDVFYLYNREKGQIRDPYIRGFQNFKALRSYARTVEDFDLLSRCRMVEKYRSRIPGLVDRVLEKAEASDTGNPVILLTTAHKAKGLEWQQVLLMDDFAPLMKEGRPVAPGATAPDEFNLIYVAMTRAQVHLRFTRGSDIPEFVKYCLKKNN is encoded by the coding sequence GATCTGGCCCCCGGAGAGACACTGAAAATCATGGCCTTTGCCGGCACGGGCAAGACCACCACCCTTGAGGCCTACACCCGGAAACGGCCGGACCTGCGCTTTTTGTATGTGGCCTTCAATAAAAGCGTCCAGACCGAAGCAGCCAGAAAATTTCCGCCCAATGTCACGGCCCGGACCACCCATGCCCTGGCCTTCAGGGCAAAAGGATTTAAATACAAAGACCGCCTTACCGCCGGTTTCAGGGCCAACCAGGTCATGGAGGCCCTGGCGTTAAAACAGTACGAAGACGCCCGGTTTGCAACGGATACCCTCAACAATTACCTGGTCTCCGCCGATCCCAAAGTCGCGGCCGGCCATATCCCGGCTGCCGCCCGGGCCTTTTACCGGAAAAACAGCCTTCCCATGCCCGACCTGGTCGCCCTGGCCAACCGCCTGGGCCGGATCATGTGCGAGGGAAGCCATCCGGATATCGGCATGCTCCACGACGGATACCTCAAGCTCTTTCAATTGTCCGCCCCATTGCTGGATTACGATTGCATCCTCCTGGACGAGGCCCAGGACATCAACCCGGTCACGGCGGCCCTTGTCTTCTCCCAGGCCGACCGCCCCCCCCAGCCCGGCGCACGGCAGCCCTCCCTTATCCTGGTGGGGGACAACCACCAGCAGATCTACAGTTTCAGGGGGGCCAAGGACAGCCTTAAACGCTTTGAGGCCGCCCGGACCCTCTACCTGACCCAGAGCTTCCGGTTTGACAATAATGTGGCAAAGGTCGCCAATATGGTGCTGGCCACCTTTAAAAAGGAGAGCAAGCCCCTCACCGGCACCCCGGTGCCCCGGAAAGCCCCCTGGAATCCGGCACACTACACCGTCATTGCCCGGACCAATGCCGTGCTGTTTGACAAGGCGGTCTCTTTAATGAAAAACCACAGCATCGGTTTTGTGGGCGGGGCGGGCGGCTACCGGTTTCCCGGGCTGAAGGACGTTTTTTATCTTTACAACAGGGAGAAAGGCCAGATACGGGATCCCTATATCAGAGGCTTCCAGAACTTCAAGGCCCTCCGCTCCTATGCCAGGACCGTGGAGGATTTTGATCTGCTGAGCCGGTGCAGGATGGTAGAAAAATACAGGTCCCGGATCCCGGGCCTGGTGGACCGGGTTCTGGAAAAGGCAGAAGCCTCTGACACCGGCAACCCGGTCATCCTGCTGACCACGGCCCACAAGGCCAAGGGCCTTGAATGGCAACAGGTTCTGCTCATGGATGATTTCGCCCCCCTGATGAAGGAGGGCCGGCCCGTTGCCCCGGGGGCCACGGCACCGGACGAGTTCAATCTCATCTACGTGGCCATGACCCGGGCCCAGGTCCACCTGCGCTTCACCCGGGGCAGCGATATCCCCGAATTCGTGAAATACTGTCTAAAAAAGAATAATTAA
- a CDS encoding DUF3862 domain-containing protein — MKFAHWLIAVFVCAAVFFGCSKITRENFDKIKMGMGYDEVVDIIGEPDTCDAALGAKKCVWGNDTQNITISFMGEKVILPAMKGL; from the coding sequence ATGAAATTCGCGCATTGGCTGATCGCTGTGTTTGTGTGTGCCGCGGTTTTTTTTGGCTGTTCAAAGATCACCCGGGAAAATTTTGACAAAATCAAGATGGGCATGGGCTATGACGAGGTGGTGGACATCATCGGCGAACCCGATACATGCGATGCCGCCCTGGGTGCCAAAAAATGCGTCTGGGGAAATGACACCCAGAATATCACCATCAGTTTCATGGGGGAGAAGGTGATTCTTCCTGCAATGAAAGGACTTTAA